In Actinomycetota bacterium, the genomic stretch TCGTGGCCCGCAACTTCGCCCGCATGGTAGCCGGGGGGGCTTCCGCCCACTCCGACCACGGGCGAGCGGTGGCCGAGACCCTGGTCATGGCAGCCAGGGGGGAGGCCACCGACTACGAGATCAAGGACCGCATCAAGCTGCTCGAGGTGGCCGCCGACCTGGGCGTGGAGGTGGGCGACCGCGAGATCAACGACATCGCCCTGGAAGTGGGCGAGCGCTGCCTGGCCATGTTCGGGCAGCAGGAGGGCGAGCTTCCCTTCGCCCTCAGGGCCCCCGAGCCGCGCAAGGAGATCTGGCGCCAGCTGGGCGTCTTCCCCCGCGGCATCGACCGCGAGGTGGTGGAGCTCATGCACCGCACCCACATGGGCGTGGACCAGGACTACGAGAACATCCTCATGGCCTGCGCCCGCACCGCCCTGGCCGACGGCTGGGGAGGCTCCATGATCGGGACGGAGCTGCAGGACATCCTCTTCCAGACCCCGGTACCCATCGAGGCCAAGATCAACCTGGGGGTGCTCAAGGAGGACGAGGTGAACATCATCGTCCACGGCCACGAGCCCATCCTCTCCGAGATGATCGTGCTCGCCGCAAACCTGCCGGAGATGCAGGAAAAGGCCAAGAGCGTGGGGGCCAAGGGGATCAACCTGGCCGGCATCTGCTGCACGGCCAACGAGATCCTCACGCGGCACGGCATACCGGTAGCGGGCAACGTCCTTCAGCAGGAGCTGGCCCTGCTCACCGGCGCGGTGGAGGCCATGGTGGTGGACGTGCAGTGCATCTACCAGGGGGTCGGGCAGATCGCCAACTGTATACACACCGACATAATCACCACCTCCCCCAAGGCCAAGATGCCCTACGCTCGCCATATCGAGTTCCACGAGGACAAGGCGCTGGACATCGCCAAGGAGATAGTCTCCTCGGCCATCGATAACTTCCCGAAGCGGGGAAGGGTCAGTATCCCCGACGTCAGGGAATCCCTCATCGCCGGTTTCAACCACGAGTACATCAACTACATGCTGGGAGGGCGTTTCCGCGCCTCCTACCGGCCGCTCAACGACGGCGTCATCGACGGGCGCATCCGCGGCGTTGTGGGCGTGGTGGGCTGCAACAACCCCCGCGTGAAGCACGACGACATCCACGTGCGCGTGGTGCGCGAGCTCATCGCCAACGGCTGCCTGGTGGTCATGACCGGTTGCGCCGCCCAGTCGGTGGCCAAGGCCGGGCTCATGCTCCCAGAGGTGGCGCGCGACATCTGCCCGCAGGGGCTGTGGGAGATCTGCGAGGCGGTGGGCATCCCGCCGGTGCTGCACTGCGGTTCCTGCGTTGACAACAGCCGCATCCTCATCGCCTGCACGGCCATGGTGCACGAGGGCGGCCTGGGGGACGACATAAGCGAGCTCCCCGTGGCCGGGTGCGCGCCGGAGTGGATGAGCGAGAAGGCCATCTCCATCGGCGAGTACTTCGTGGCCTCCGGCGTGTATACCGTGTTCGGGGTCAAGTGGCCCACCCTGGGTTCCAAGAACGTCACCGACTTCCTCTTCCAGAAGTACGGTGAGCTCTTCAAGAACACCTGGGACTTCGAGCCCGACCCCGAGAAGATGGTCGGGAAGATCCTGAGCCACATCGACAGCAAGCGCGAGGCCCTGGGCATCATGGCCAAGCGCGAAAGGGTGCTCTTCGACATGGCCATGAGAAGGGAGTTGGAGATCTGATGAGTAGGATAATCGCAACCGCAGCCATCAAGGGAGCCCACAAGGAGGTGGCGGAAGCCGAGCGCATGCTCGCCGAGACCAAGGAGGCCGTCGGAGCCACCGCGAAGGTGGAGTTCCCCAACACCGGGTACTACCTGCCCATCATCTACGCCCTCACCGGCATCGCCGTGGAGAAGCTGGAGGACATGGACCAGGTGATCCAGTACGCCAAGGACCTCCTGCCCCCCATCCCCAGGCAGAACCACTGGGTGCCCTACCTGGGGCACACCCTGGACGCCGGCGTGGCCACTCTCTTCGCCGGAGAGATAATCGAGGGCTGCAAGTACGCCACCAACCCGCCGGTGGATGACCTCTGGCTGGGGGCGGCGGACGACGTCATCATGCGCGAGCGCGGCGTGGAGTTCGTGGACGGCACCGCCCCCGGTTTCTGCGCGCTGGTGGGTCGCGCCTCCACCCCGGAGATGGCGGACAGGATCGTGGTGGAGCTCCTGGAGAAGAACCTCTACGTGTGGATCTCCGGCCACGTGGACGGCCTCTCCATAGCCGAGCAGCTCCAGCAGGTGGACCGCCAGCTGGGATGGGACACGCGCATCGTGCCCTACGGCAAGGAGATGACCTCGGCGGTGTACTCGCTGGGGTTCGCCGCCCGCGCCGCCATGTCCTTCGGCGGGGCCCAGCCGGGCGACTTCCGCAAGGTGCTGCGCTACAACAAGAACCGCATCTTCGCCTTCGTGCTGGCCCTGGACTACGTGGACGAGCAGAAGTACGCCTACGCGGCGGGGGCCATCAACTACGGGTTCCCCACCATCGCCAACACGCCCATCCCGGACATCCTCCCCACCGGCGTGTGCACCTACGAGCACGTGGTGGGCGGCGTGCCGGAGGAGGAGATCGTCCAGAAGTGCGTGGAGGTGCGCGGCCTCAAGATCCAGATCACCGAGATCCCCATCCCCATGGCCTACGGCCCCGCCTTCGAGGGCGAGGTCATCCGCAAGGACGACATGTACCTGCAGTTCGGCGGGAACATCACCCCCGCCTTCGAGTTCGTGAAGATGAGGGAGATGGACGAGGTCACCGACGGCAAGATCGAGGTGGTGGGCCCGGAGATCGACGACGTCAACGAGGGCGACGCCCTGCCACTGGGCATCGTGGTGGAGGTGGCGGGACGCAAGATGCAGGAGGACTTCGAGTCCATCCTGGAGCGCCAGATCCATCACCTCATCAACGGTGCCGAGGGCATCTGGCACATGGGGCAGCGCGACATCGTGTGGACGCGCATCAGCA encodes the following:
- the cdhC gene encoding CO dehydrogenase/CO-methylating acetyl-CoA synthase complex subunit beta translates to MSRIIATAAIKGAHKEVAEAERMLAETKEAVGATAKVEFPNTGYYLPIIYALTGIAVEKLEDMDQVIQYAKDLLPPIPRQNHWVPYLGHTLDAGVATLFAGEIIEGCKYATNPPVDDLWLGAADDVIMRERGVEFVDGTAPGFCALVGRASTPEMADRIVVELLEKNLYVWISGHVDGLSIAEQLQQVDRQLGWDTRIVPYGKEMTSAVYSLGFAARAAMSFGGAQPGDFRKVLRYNKNRIFAFVLALDYVDEQKYAYAAGAINYGFPTIANTPIPDILPTGVCTYEHVVGGVPEEEIVQKCVEVRGLKIQITEIPIPMAYGPAFEGEVIRKDDMYLQFGGNITPAFEFVKMREMDEVTDGKIEVVGPEIDDVNEGDALPLGIVVEVAGRKMQEDFESILERQIHHLINGAEGIWHMGQRDIVWTRISKKAQAKGFKIRHYGEIIHAKLLNDFPSIVDKVQVTIYTNMEDVEKWLAVARQAYRYRDEKTAGMTDESVDTFYSCTLCQSFAPTHVCIISPERLGLCGAYNWLDGKAAYEIDPTGPNQPVKKGDCTDEVKGVWPAINEFVKEKSGGNTQSVTMYSMMEDPMTSCGCFECIVAFLPMCNGVMIVNREHKGETPCGMTFSTLANSVGGGQQTPGFIGIGKVYITSKKFISADGGFQRIVWMPKELKETLKEQLQKRCEEIGDPDFINKIADEDVGTTEEEILPWLEEKGHPALTMEPMLM
- the cooS gene encoding anaerobic carbon-monoxide dehydrogenase catalytic subunit → MAEIEEMSACEATLEMLRQAKEEGQETAFDRVEQQKGCAFGEAGSCCRICNMGPCRINPKKPDESRGVCGADMDTIVARNFARMVAGGASAHSDHGRAVAETLVMAARGEATDYEIKDRIKLLEVAADLGVEVGDREINDIALEVGERCLAMFGQQEGELPFALRAPEPRKEIWRQLGVFPRGIDREVVELMHRTHMGVDQDYENILMACARTALADGWGGSMIGTELQDILFQTPVPIEAKINLGVLKEDEVNIIVHGHEPILSEMIVLAANLPEMQEKAKSVGAKGINLAGICCTANEILTRHGIPVAGNVLQQELALLTGAVEAMVVDVQCIYQGVGQIANCIHTDIITTSPKAKMPYARHIEFHEDKALDIAKEIVSSAIDNFPKRGRVSIPDVRESLIAGFNHEYINYMLGGRFRASYRPLNDGVIDGRIRGVVGVVGCNNPRVKHDDIHVRVVRELIANGCLVVMTGCAAQSVAKAGLMLPEVARDICPQGLWEICEAVGIPPVLHCGSCVDNSRILIACTAMVHEGGLGDDISELPVAGCAPEWMSEKAISIGEYFVASGVYTVFGVKWPTLGSKNVTDFLFQKYGELFKNTWDFEPDPEKMVGKILSHIDSKREALGIMAKRERVLFDMAMRRELEI